From a single bacterium genomic region:
- a CDS encoding HAD family hydrolase codes for MNGIHQILFDFDYTLADSSEGIIRCVNYALKEVGAKAAEPSAIRKMIGHSLEDTFGQFIEDQAVIQKCKQLFMDHADTGTMVKNTFMLAGVEEILEILHENFYTLGIVSTKRRSTIEDTLQQNQLDDLFDVIIGYEDVKNLKPDPEGIIKAIDRMGGSVGDTLYVGDSVIDVLAARNAGLRMIGVTSGTTDAQTLLQNGVNEVIKSLSELLTVLRIEA; via the coding sequence ATGAACGGTATCCATCAAATTTTATTTGATTTTGATTACACGCTCGCCGATTCATCTGAAGGCATCATCCGTTGCGTCAATTACGCACTAAAGGAAGTTGGAGCAAAAGCGGCAGAACCTTCGGCTATACGAAAGATGATTGGCCATTCTCTTGAAGATACTTTTGGACAGTTCATTGAGGATCAGGCTGTAATTCAAAAATGTAAACAGCTTTTCATGGATCATGCCGATACCGGAACGATGGTTAAAAATACTTTTATGCTTGCCGGTGTTGAAGAAATTCTTGAAATTTTACATGAAAATTTCTATACGCTTGGCATCGTGTCGACTAAACGCCGTTCAACGATCGAAGATACTTTACAGCAAAATCAATTGGACGATTTGTTTGATGTCATCATCGGTTATGAAGATGTTAAAAATCTTAAACCTGATCCGGAGGGTATCATTAAAGCGATTGATCGAATGGGAGGATCGGTCGGCGATACGTTGTATGTCGGTGACAGCGTTATTGACGTTTTGGCCGCTCGCAATGCCGGATTGAGGATGATCGGCGTTACAAGCGGTACGACCGATGCCCAAACATTATTGCAAAACGGTGTGAACGAAGTTATTAAAAGTTTAAGTGAGTTATTAACCGTACTCCGGATTGAAGCATGA